A genome region from Hoplias malabaricus isolate fHopMal1 chromosome 8, fHopMal1.hap1, whole genome shotgun sequence includes the following:
- the mrpl14 gene encoding large ribosomal subunit protein uL14m, whose protein sequence is MASPLSSFPRIAVCAVACSRTFSVSAAAPAVQKLTRVRVVDNSPLGNTPYHRPPKVIHVYTKNGVGKMGDTVLLAIKGQKKKALIVGQKMPGERMTPRFDSNNVVLLEDNGNPTGTRIKAPIPTHLRRLEGDHSKLLAIAQRFV, encoded by the exons ATGGCCTCTCCTCTGAGCAGTTTTCCCCGGATTGCTGTCTGCGCAGTCGCCTGCAGCCGGACGTTCAG CGTGTCCGCGGCGGCGCCGGCCGTACAGAAGCTGACCCGAGTGAGGGTGGTGGACAACAGCCCTCTGGGGAACACCCCCTACCACCGGCCCCCCAAAGTCATCCACGTCTACACCAAGAACGGAGTGGGCAAGATGGGGGACACCGTCCTGCTGGCCATCAAAGGACAGAAGAAGAAAGCCCTGATCGTGGGACAGAAAATGCCCGGAGAACGAATGACGCCGCGGTTCGACTCCAACAACGTGGTTCTGTTGGAAGACAACGGGAACCCGACCGGAACCAGGATCAAAGCGCCTATTCCCACTCACCTGCGCCGCCTGGAGGGGGACCACTCCAAACTGTTAGCTATCGCTCAGAGATTTGTttag